A window of the Canis lupus baileyi chromosome 8, mCanLup2.hap1, whole genome shotgun sequence genome harbors these coding sequences:
- the TBL3 gene encoding transducin beta-like protein 3 isoform X2, producing the protein MAEPVGRFKANYAVERKMEPFYKGGKVQLDQTGQHVFCVCGTKVNVLDVASGAVLRSLEQEDQEDITAFELSPDDQVLVTATRALLLAQWAWREGSITRLWKAIHTAPVATMAFDPTSTLLATGGCDGAVRVWDIVRHYGTHHFRGSPGVVHLVTFHPDPARLLLFSSAADATIRMWSLQDQSCLAVMTAHYSAVTSLTFSADGHTMLSSGRDKICVIWDLQSHQATRTVPVFESVEAAVLLPEELVPKLDVKSKGLHFLTAGDQGLLRVWEAASGQCVYAQPQPPGPRQGLTHCTLAQSAGLLLSVTTDHNLLLYEARSLQLQKQFAGYSEEVLDVRFLGPEDSHIVVASNSPSLKVFELQTMTCQILHGHTDIVLALDVFRKGRLFASCAKDQSICIWRMNKAGRVACVAQGSGHTHSVGTICCSRLKETFLVTGSQDCTVKLWPIPEALLSKGTAPDSGPILLQAQATQRCHDKDINSVAVAPNDKLLATGSQDRTAKLWALPHCQLLGIFSGHRRGLWCVQFSPMDQVLATASADGTIKLWALQDFSCLKTFEGHDASVLKVVFVSRGTQLLSSGSDGLVKLWTIKNNECVKTLDAHEDKVWGLHCSRLDDRALTGASDSCVILWKDVTEEEQSEEQARREEEVVKQQELDNLLYEKRYLRALGLAISLDRPHTVLTVIQAIRRDPEACKKLGATVLRLRRDQKEALLRFCVTWNTNSRHCHEAQAVLGVLLRHEAPEELLAYPGVQASLEALLPYTERHFQRLSRTLQAATFLDFLWHNMKLPTLPTAPSVAPSAL; encoded by the exons atGGCGGAGCCCGTGGGCCGCTTCAAGGCCAA cTATGCTGTCGAGCGCAAGATGGAGCCTTTCTACAAAGGCGGGAAGGTGCAG CTGGACCAGACCGGGCAGCATGTCTTCTGCGTTTGTGGTACAAAAGTCAACGTCTTGGACGTGGCCTCCGGGGCCGTGCTGCGGAGCCTGGAgcag GAGGACCAGGAGGACATCACTGCTTTTGAACTCAGCCCTGACGACCAG GTGCTGGTAACAGCCACCCGGGCGCTGCTTCTAGCTCAGTGGGCCTGGCGAGAGGGCAGCATCACCCGCCTGTGGAAGGCAATACACACGGCACCTGTGGCCACCATGGCCTTTGACCCCACTTCCACCTTGCTGGCCACAG GCGGCTGTGACGGGGCAGTGCGTGTGTGGGACATCGTGCGGCACTACGGGACACACCACTTTCGGGGCTCGCCGGGTGTCGTACA CTTGGTGACCTTCCACCCGGACCCTGCCCGTCTGCTGCTCTTTTCCTCTGCTGCAGATGCCACCATCCGCATGTGGTCGCTACAGGACCAGTCCTGCCTGGCCGTGATGACTGCCCACTACAGTGCTGTCACCTCGTTGACCTTCAGTGCTGACGGCCACACCATGCTTAG CTCGGGCCGCGACAAGATCTGCGTCATCTGGGACCTGCAGAGCCACCAGGCCACGAGGACTGTGCCAGTGTTTGAG AGTGTGGAAGCCGCGGTGCTGTTGCCAGAGGAGCTGGTGCCTAAACTGGATGTGAAGTCTAAGGGCCTGCACTTCCTGACAGCCGGAGATCAAG GCCTGCTGCGTGTGTGGGAGGCAGCCTCTGGCCAGTGTGTGTACGCACAACCGCAGCCGCCGGGCCCCAGGCAGGGGCTGACTCACTGCACGCTGGCCCAGTCTGCCGGCCTGCTCCTCAGCGTCACCACCGACCACAACCTGCTGCTCTACGAGGCACGCTCCCTGCAGCTGCAGAAACAG tTTGCCGGCTACAGTGAGGAGGTGTTAGATGTCCGGTTTCTTGGACCCGAGGACTCCCACATTGTCGTGGCCTCCAACAGCCCCAGCCTGAAAGTGTTTGAGCTGCAGACAATGACCTGCCAGATTCTCCACGGCCACACGG ACATTGTCCTGGCCTTGGATGTTTTCAGGAAGGGGCGGCTCTTTGCCAGCTGTGCCAAG GATCAGAGCATCTGTATCTGGAGGATGAACAAAGCTGGCAGGgtggcctgtgtggctcagggctCCGGGCACACCCACAGCGTGGGCACTATCTGCTGTTCTAG GCTAAAGGAGACCTTTCTGGTGACGGGCAGCCAGGACTGTACTGTGAAGCTGTGGCCCATCCCTGAAGCCCTGCTGTCTAAGGGCACAGCCCCAGACAGCGGTCCTATCCTCCTGCAAGCTCAGGCCACGCAGCGCTGCCATGACAAG GACATCAACAGCGTGGCTGTTGCCCCTAACGACAAGCTGCTGGCCACAGGCTCACAGGACCGCACAGCCAAGCTCTGGGCTTTGCCACATTGCCAGCTGCTGGGCATCTTTTCAGGCCACCGGCGCGGCCTCTGGTGTGTCCAGTTCTCCCCCATGGACCAGGTGCTGGCCACAGCCTCCGCCGATGGCACCATCAAGCTCTGGGCACTGCAGGACTTCAGCTGTCTCAAG ACATTCGAGGGACATGATGCTTCTGTGTTGAAGGTGGTCTTTGTGAGCCGCGGTACACAGCTGCTGTCCAG CGGCTCGGATGGTCTCGTGAAGCTCTGGACCATCAAAAACAACGAGTGTGTGAAGACTCTGGACGCCCATGAGGACAAGGTCTGGGGGCTGCACTGTAGCCGGCTGGACGATCGTGCCCTCACGGGTGCTAGTGACTCCTGCGTCATCCTCTGGAAG gatgTGACCGAGGAGGAGCAGTCTGAAGAGCAGGCCAggcgggaggaggaggtggtCAA gCAGCAGGAACTAGACAACCTACTCTATGAGAAACGGTACCTGCGGGCCCTGGGCTTGGCCATCTCCCTGGACCGGCCCCACACTGTGCTGACTGTCATCCAGG ccaTCCGGAGGGACCCTGAGGCATGCAAGAAGCTAGGAGCCACGGTGTTGCGGCTGCGGCGAGATCAGAAAG AGGCCCTGCTGCGCTTCTGTGTCACTTGGAACACCAACTCCAGGCACTGCCACGAAGCGCAGGCTGTGCTGGGGGTGCTCCTGCGGCACGAGGCCCCAGAAGAGCTCCTGGCGTACCCAGGCGTGCAGGCCTCACTGGAGGCTCTACTGCCCTACACGG AGCGGCATTTTCAGCGGCTCAGCCGGACCCTGCAGGCAGCCACCTTCCTGGACTTCCTGTGGCACAACATGAAGCTGCCCACCCTTCCTACAGCTCCCTCTGTGGCTCCCTCAGCTCTCTGA
- the TBL3 gene encoding transducin beta-like protein 3 isoform X3: MERGRLDYAVERKMEPFYKGGKVQLDQTGQHVFCVCGTKVNVLDVASGAVLRSLEQEDQEDITAFELSPDDQVLVTATRALLLAQWAWREGSITRLWKAIHTAPVATMAFDPTSTLLATGGCDGAVRVWDIVRHYGTHHFRGSPGVVHLVTFHPDPARLLLFSSAADATIRMWSLQDQSCLAVMTAHYSAVTSLTFSADGHTMLSSGRDKICVIWDLQSHQATRTVPVFESVEAAVLLPEELVPKLDVKSKGLHFLTAGDQGLLRVWEAASGQCVYAQPQPPGPRQGLTHCTLAQSAGLLLSVTTDHNLLLYEARSLQLQKQFAGYSEEVLDVRFLGPEDSHIVVASNSPSLKVFELQTMTCQILHGHTDIVLALDVFRKGRLFASCAKDQSICIWRMNKAGRVACVAQGSGHTHSVGTICCSRLKETFLVTGSQDCTVKLWPIPEALLSKGTAPDSGPILLQAQATQRCHDKDINSVAVAPNDKLLATGSQDRTAKLWALPHCQLLGIFSGHRRGLWCVQFSPMDQVLATASADGTIKLWALQDFSCLKTFEGHDASVLKVVFVSRGTQLLSSGSDGLVKLWTIKNNECVKTLDAHEDKVWGLHCSRLDDRALTGASDSCVILWKDVTEEEQSEEQARREEEVVKQQELDNLLYEKRYLRALGLAISLDRPHTVLTVIQAIRRDPEACKKLGATVLRLRRDQKEALLRFCVTWNTNSRHCHEAQAVLGVLLRHEAPEELLAYPGVQASLEALLPYTERHFQRLSRTLQAATFLDFLWHNMKLPTLPTAPSVAPSAL; the protein is encoded by the exons ATGGAGCGCGGTCGGCTGGA cTATGCTGTCGAGCGCAAGATGGAGCCTTTCTACAAAGGCGGGAAGGTGCAG CTGGACCAGACCGGGCAGCATGTCTTCTGCGTTTGTGGTACAAAAGTCAACGTCTTGGACGTGGCCTCCGGGGCCGTGCTGCGGAGCCTGGAgcag GAGGACCAGGAGGACATCACTGCTTTTGAACTCAGCCCTGACGACCAG GTGCTGGTAACAGCCACCCGGGCGCTGCTTCTAGCTCAGTGGGCCTGGCGAGAGGGCAGCATCACCCGCCTGTGGAAGGCAATACACACGGCACCTGTGGCCACCATGGCCTTTGACCCCACTTCCACCTTGCTGGCCACAG GCGGCTGTGACGGGGCAGTGCGTGTGTGGGACATCGTGCGGCACTACGGGACACACCACTTTCGGGGCTCGCCGGGTGTCGTACA CTTGGTGACCTTCCACCCGGACCCTGCCCGTCTGCTGCTCTTTTCCTCTGCTGCAGATGCCACCATCCGCATGTGGTCGCTACAGGACCAGTCCTGCCTGGCCGTGATGACTGCCCACTACAGTGCTGTCACCTCGTTGACCTTCAGTGCTGACGGCCACACCATGCTTAG CTCGGGCCGCGACAAGATCTGCGTCATCTGGGACCTGCAGAGCCACCAGGCCACGAGGACTGTGCCAGTGTTTGAG AGTGTGGAAGCCGCGGTGCTGTTGCCAGAGGAGCTGGTGCCTAAACTGGATGTGAAGTCTAAGGGCCTGCACTTCCTGACAGCCGGAGATCAAG GCCTGCTGCGTGTGTGGGAGGCAGCCTCTGGCCAGTGTGTGTACGCACAACCGCAGCCGCCGGGCCCCAGGCAGGGGCTGACTCACTGCACGCTGGCCCAGTCTGCCGGCCTGCTCCTCAGCGTCACCACCGACCACAACCTGCTGCTCTACGAGGCACGCTCCCTGCAGCTGCAGAAACAG tTTGCCGGCTACAGTGAGGAGGTGTTAGATGTCCGGTTTCTTGGACCCGAGGACTCCCACATTGTCGTGGCCTCCAACAGCCCCAGCCTGAAAGTGTTTGAGCTGCAGACAATGACCTGCCAGATTCTCCACGGCCACACGG ACATTGTCCTGGCCTTGGATGTTTTCAGGAAGGGGCGGCTCTTTGCCAGCTGTGCCAAG GATCAGAGCATCTGTATCTGGAGGATGAACAAAGCTGGCAGGgtggcctgtgtggctcagggctCCGGGCACACCCACAGCGTGGGCACTATCTGCTGTTCTAG GCTAAAGGAGACCTTTCTGGTGACGGGCAGCCAGGACTGTACTGTGAAGCTGTGGCCCATCCCTGAAGCCCTGCTGTCTAAGGGCACAGCCCCAGACAGCGGTCCTATCCTCCTGCAAGCTCAGGCCACGCAGCGCTGCCATGACAAG GACATCAACAGCGTGGCTGTTGCCCCTAACGACAAGCTGCTGGCCACAGGCTCACAGGACCGCACAGCCAAGCTCTGGGCTTTGCCACATTGCCAGCTGCTGGGCATCTTTTCAGGCCACCGGCGCGGCCTCTGGTGTGTCCAGTTCTCCCCCATGGACCAGGTGCTGGCCACAGCCTCCGCCGATGGCACCATCAAGCTCTGGGCACTGCAGGACTTCAGCTGTCTCAAG ACATTCGAGGGACATGATGCTTCTGTGTTGAAGGTGGTCTTTGTGAGCCGCGGTACACAGCTGCTGTCCAG CGGCTCGGATGGTCTCGTGAAGCTCTGGACCATCAAAAACAACGAGTGTGTGAAGACTCTGGACGCCCATGAGGACAAGGTCTGGGGGCTGCACTGTAGCCGGCTGGACGATCGTGCCCTCACGGGTGCTAGTGACTCCTGCGTCATCCTCTGGAAG gatgTGACCGAGGAGGAGCAGTCTGAAGAGCAGGCCAggcgggaggaggaggtggtCAA gCAGCAGGAACTAGACAACCTACTCTATGAGAAACGGTACCTGCGGGCCCTGGGCTTGGCCATCTCCCTGGACCGGCCCCACACTGTGCTGACTGTCATCCAGG ccaTCCGGAGGGACCCTGAGGCATGCAAGAAGCTAGGAGCCACGGTGTTGCGGCTGCGGCGAGATCAGAAAG AGGCCCTGCTGCGCTTCTGTGTCACTTGGAACACCAACTCCAGGCACTGCCACGAAGCGCAGGCTGTGCTGGGGGTGCTCCTGCGGCACGAGGCCCCAGAAGAGCTCCTGGCGTACCCAGGCGTGCAGGCCTCACTGGAGGCTCTACTGCCCTACACGG AGCGGCATTTTCAGCGGCTCAGCCGGACCCTGCAGGCAGCCACCTTCCTGGACTTCCTGTGGCACAACATGAAGCTGCCCACCCTTCCTACAGCTCCCTCTGTGGCTCCCTCAGCTCTCTGA
- the TBL3 gene encoding transducin beta-like protein 3 isoform X1, translated as MEVRWPGPAERAGPGPAGDCRNDGGLGRGRNELGYAVERKMEPFYKGGKVQLDQTGQHVFCVCGTKVNVLDVASGAVLRSLEQEDQEDITAFELSPDDQVLVTATRALLLAQWAWREGSITRLWKAIHTAPVATMAFDPTSTLLATGGCDGAVRVWDIVRHYGTHHFRGSPGVVHLVTFHPDPARLLLFSSAADATIRMWSLQDQSCLAVMTAHYSAVTSLTFSADGHTMLSSGRDKICVIWDLQSHQATRTVPVFESVEAAVLLPEELVPKLDVKSKGLHFLTAGDQGLLRVWEAASGQCVYAQPQPPGPRQGLTHCTLAQSAGLLLSVTTDHNLLLYEARSLQLQKQFAGYSEEVLDVRFLGPEDSHIVVASNSPSLKVFELQTMTCQILHGHTDIVLALDVFRKGRLFASCAKDQSICIWRMNKAGRVACVAQGSGHTHSVGTICCSRLKETFLVTGSQDCTVKLWPIPEALLSKGTAPDSGPILLQAQATQRCHDKDINSVAVAPNDKLLATGSQDRTAKLWALPHCQLLGIFSGHRRGLWCVQFSPMDQVLATASADGTIKLWALQDFSCLKTFEGHDASVLKVVFVSRGTQLLSSGSDGLVKLWTIKNNECVKTLDAHEDKVWGLHCSRLDDRALTGASDSCVILWKDVTEEEQSEEQARREEEVVKQQELDNLLYEKRYLRALGLAISLDRPHTVLTVIQAIRRDPEACKKLGATVLRLRRDQKEALLRFCVTWNTNSRHCHEAQAVLGVLLRHEAPEELLAYPGVQASLEALLPYTERHFQRLSRTLQAATFLDFLWHNMKLPTLPTAPSVAPSAL; from the exons ATGGAAGTGCGGTGGCCTGGACCAGCCGAGAGGGCAGGGCCGGGGCCAGCTGGAGACTGCAGGAATGACGGCGGCTTGGGAAGAGGGAGGAACGAGCTAGG cTATGCTGTCGAGCGCAAGATGGAGCCTTTCTACAAAGGCGGGAAGGTGCAG CTGGACCAGACCGGGCAGCATGTCTTCTGCGTTTGTGGTACAAAAGTCAACGTCTTGGACGTGGCCTCCGGGGCCGTGCTGCGGAGCCTGGAgcag GAGGACCAGGAGGACATCACTGCTTTTGAACTCAGCCCTGACGACCAG GTGCTGGTAACAGCCACCCGGGCGCTGCTTCTAGCTCAGTGGGCCTGGCGAGAGGGCAGCATCACCCGCCTGTGGAAGGCAATACACACGGCACCTGTGGCCACCATGGCCTTTGACCCCACTTCCACCTTGCTGGCCACAG GCGGCTGTGACGGGGCAGTGCGTGTGTGGGACATCGTGCGGCACTACGGGACACACCACTTTCGGGGCTCGCCGGGTGTCGTACA CTTGGTGACCTTCCACCCGGACCCTGCCCGTCTGCTGCTCTTTTCCTCTGCTGCAGATGCCACCATCCGCATGTGGTCGCTACAGGACCAGTCCTGCCTGGCCGTGATGACTGCCCACTACAGTGCTGTCACCTCGTTGACCTTCAGTGCTGACGGCCACACCATGCTTAG CTCGGGCCGCGACAAGATCTGCGTCATCTGGGACCTGCAGAGCCACCAGGCCACGAGGACTGTGCCAGTGTTTGAG AGTGTGGAAGCCGCGGTGCTGTTGCCAGAGGAGCTGGTGCCTAAACTGGATGTGAAGTCTAAGGGCCTGCACTTCCTGACAGCCGGAGATCAAG GCCTGCTGCGTGTGTGGGAGGCAGCCTCTGGCCAGTGTGTGTACGCACAACCGCAGCCGCCGGGCCCCAGGCAGGGGCTGACTCACTGCACGCTGGCCCAGTCTGCCGGCCTGCTCCTCAGCGTCACCACCGACCACAACCTGCTGCTCTACGAGGCACGCTCCCTGCAGCTGCAGAAACAG tTTGCCGGCTACAGTGAGGAGGTGTTAGATGTCCGGTTTCTTGGACCCGAGGACTCCCACATTGTCGTGGCCTCCAACAGCCCCAGCCTGAAAGTGTTTGAGCTGCAGACAATGACCTGCCAGATTCTCCACGGCCACACGG ACATTGTCCTGGCCTTGGATGTTTTCAGGAAGGGGCGGCTCTTTGCCAGCTGTGCCAAG GATCAGAGCATCTGTATCTGGAGGATGAACAAAGCTGGCAGGgtggcctgtgtggctcagggctCCGGGCACACCCACAGCGTGGGCACTATCTGCTGTTCTAG GCTAAAGGAGACCTTTCTGGTGACGGGCAGCCAGGACTGTACTGTGAAGCTGTGGCCCATCCCTGAAGCCCTGCTGTCTAAGGGCACAGCCCCAGACAGCGGTCCTATCCTCCTGCAAGCTCAGGCCACGCAGCGCTGCCATGACAAG GACATCAACAGCGTGGCTGTTGCCCCTAACGACAAGCTGCTGGCCACAGGCTCACAGGACCGCACAGCCAAGCTCTGGGCTTTGCCACATTGCCAGCTGCTGGGCATCTTTTCAGGCCACCGGCGCGGCCTCTGGTGTGTCCAGTTCTCCCCCATGGACCAGGTGCTGGCCACAGCCTCCGCCGATGGCACCATCAAGCTCTGGGCACTGCAGGACTTCAGCTGTCTCAAG ACATTCGAGGGACATGATGCTTCTGTGTTGAAGGTGGTCTTTGTGAGCCGCGGTACACAGCTGCTGTCCAG CGGCTCGGATGGTCTCGTGAAGCTCTGGACCATCAAAAACAACGAGTGTGTGAAGACTCTGGACGCCCATGAGGACAAGGTCTGGGGGCTGCACTGTAGCCGGCTGGACGATCGTGCCCTCACGGGTGCTAGTGACTCCTGCGTCATCCTCTGGAAG gatgTGACCGAGGAGGAGCAGTCTGAAGAGCAGGCCAggcgggaggaggaggtggtCAA gCAGCAGGAACTAGACAACCTACTCTATGAGAAACGGTACCTGCGGGCCCTGGGCTTGGCCATCTCCCTGGACCGGCCCCACACTGTGCTGACTGTCATCCAGG ccaTCCGGAGGGACCCTGAGGCATGCAAGAAGCTAGGAGCCACGGTGTTGCGGCTGCGGCGAGATCAGAAAG AGGCCCTGCTGCGCTTCTGTGTCACTTGGAACACCAACTCCAGGCACTGCCACGAAGCGCAGGCTGTGCTGGGGGTGCTCCTGCGGCACGAGGCCCCAGAAGAGCTCCTGGCGTACCCAGGCGTGCAGGCCTCACTGGAGGCTCTACTGCCCTACACGG AGCGGCATTTTCAGCGGCTCAGCCGGACCCTGCAGGCAGCCACCTTCCTGGACTTCCTGTGGCACAACATGAAGCTGCCCACCCTTCCTACAGCTCCCTCTGTGGCTCCCTCAGCTCTCTGA
- the TBL3 gene encoding transducin beta-like protein 3 isoform X4 has product MAFDPTSTLLATGGCDGAVRVWDIVRHYGTHHFRGSPGVVHLVTFHPDPARLLLFSSAADATIRMWSLQDQSCLAVMTAHYSAVTSLTFSADGHTMLSSGRDKICVIWDLQSHQATRTVPVFESVEAAVLLPEELVPKLDVKSKGLHFLTAGDQGLLRVWEAASGQCVYAQPQPPGPRQGLTHCTLAQSAGLLLSVTTDHNLLLYEARSLQLQKQFAGYSEEVLDVRFLGPEDSHIVVASNSPSLKVFELQTMTCQILHGHTDIVLALDVFRKGRLFASCAKDQSICIWRMNKAGRVACVAQGSGHTHSVGTICCSRLKETFLVTGSQDCTVKLWPIPEALLSKGTAPDSGPILLQAQATQRCHDKDINSVAVAPNDKLLATGSQDRTAKLWALPHCQLLGIFSGHRRGLWCVQFSPMDQVLATASADGTIKLWALQDFSCLKTFEGHDASVLKVVFVSRGTQLLSSGSDGLVKLWTIKNNECVKTLDAHEDKVWGLHCSRLDDRALTGASDSCVILWKDVTEEEQSEEQARREEEVVKQQELDNLLYEKRYLRALGLAISLDRPHTVLTVIQAIRRDPEACKKLGATVLRLRRDQKEALLRFCVTWNTNSRHCHEAQAVLGVLLRHEAPEELLAYPGVQASLEALLPYTERHFQRLSRTLQAATFLDFLWHNMKLPTLPTAPSVAPSAL; this is encoded by the exons ATGGCCTTTGACCCCACTTCCACCTTGCTGGCCACAG GCGGCTGTGACGGGGCAGTGCGTGTGTGGGACATCGTGCGGCACTACGGGACACACCACTTTCGGGGCTCGCCGGGTGTCGTACA CTTGGTGACCTTCCACCCGGACCCTGCCCGTCTGCTGCTCTTTTCCTCTGCTGCAGATGCCACCATCCGCATGTGGTCGCTACAGGACCAGTCCTGCCTGGCCGTGATGACTGCCCACTACAGTGCTGTCACCTCGTTGACCTTCAGTGCTGACGGCCACACCATGCTTAG CTCGGGCCGCGACAAGATCTGCGTCATCTGGGACCTGCAGAGCCACCAGGCCACGAGGACTGTGCCAGTGTTTGAG AGTGTGGAAGCCGCGGTGCTGTTGCCAGAGGAGCTGGTGCCTAAACTGGATGTGAAGTCTAAGGGCCTGCACTTCCTGACAGCCGGAGATCAAG GCCTGCTGCGTGTGTGGGAGGCAGCCTCTGGCCAGTGTGTGTACGCACAACCGCAGCCGCCGGGCCCCAGGCAGGGGCTGACTCACTGCACGCTGGCCCAGTCTGCCGGCCTGCTCCTCAGCGTCACCACCGACCACAACCTGCTGCTCTACGAGGCACGCTCCCTGCAGCTGCAGAAACAG tTTGCCGGCTACAGTGAGGAGGTGTTAGATGTCCGGTTTCTTGGACCCGAGGACTCCCACATTGTCGTGGCCTCCAACAGCCCCAGCCTGAAAGTGTTTGAGCTGCAGACAATGACCTGCCAGATTCTCCACGGCCACACGG ACATTGTCCTGGCCTTGGATGTTTTCAGGAAGGGGCGGCTCTTTGCCAGCTGTGCCAAG GATCAGAGCATCTGTATCTGGAGGATGAACAAAGCTGGCAGGgtggcctgtgtggctcagggctCCGGGCACACCCACAGCGTGGGCACTATCTGCTGTTCTAG GCTAAAGGAGACCTTTCTGGTGACGGGCAGCCAGGACTGTACTGTGAAGCTGTGGCCCATCCCTGAAGCCCTGCTGTCTAAGGGCACAGCCCCAGACAGCGGTCCTATCCTCCTGCAAGCTCAGGCCACGCAGCGCTGCCATGACAAG GACATCAACAGCGTGGCTGTTGCCCCTAACGACAAGCTGCTGGCCACAGGCTCACAGGACCGCACAGCCAAGCTCTGGGCTTTGCCACATTGCCAGCTGCTGGGCATCTTTTCAGGCCACCGGCGCGGCCTCTGGTGTGTCCAGTTCTCCCCCATGGACCAGGTGCTGGCCACAGCCTCCGCCGATGGCACCATCAAGCTCTGGGCACTGCAGGACTTCAGCTGTCTCAAG ACATTCGAGGGACATGATGCTTCTGTGTTGAAGGTGGTCTTTGTGAGCCGCGGTACACAGCTGCTGTCCAG CGGCTCGGATGGTCTCGTGAAGCTCTGGACCATCAAAAACAACGAGTGTGTGAAGACTCTGGACGCCCATGAGGACAAGGTCTGGGGGCTGCACTGTAGCCGGCTGGACGATCGTGCCCTCACGGGTGCTAGTGACTCCTGCGTCATCCTCTGGAAG gatgTGACCGAGGAGGAGCAGTCTGAAGAGCAGGCCAggcgggaggaggaggtggtCAA gCAGCAGGAACTAGACAACCTACTCTATGAGAAACGGTACCTGCGGGCCCTGGGCTTGGCCATCTCCCTGGACCGGCCCCACACTGTGCTGACTGTCATCCAGG ccaTCCGGAGGGACCCTGAGGCATGCAAGAAGCTAGGAGCCACGGTGTTGCGGCTGCGGCGAGATCAGAAAG AGGCCCTGCTGCGCTTCTGTGTCACTTGGAACACCAACTCCAGGCACTGCCACGAAGCGCAGGCTGTGCTGGGGGTGCTCCTGCGGCACGAGGCCCCAGAAGAGCTCCTGGCGTACCCAGGCGTGCAGGCCTCACTGGAGGCTCTACTGCCCTACACGG AGCGGCATTTTCAGCGGCTCAGCCGGACCCTGCAGGCAGCCACCTTCCTGGACTTCCTGTGGCACAACATGAAGCTGCCCACCCTTCCTACAGCTCCCTCTGTGGCTCCCTCAGCTCTCTGA